The Kosakonia sacchari SP1 genome includes a window with the following:
- the aceE gene encoding pyruvate dehydrogenase (acetyl-transferring), homodimeric type: MSERFQNDVDPIETRDWQQAIESVIREEGVERAQYLIDQLLSEARKGGVKVAAGTGASNYVNTIAVEDEPEYPGNLELERRIRSAIRWNAIMTVLRASKKDLELGGHMASFQSSATVYEVCFNHFFRARNEKDGGDLVYFQGHISPGIYARAFVEGRLTEEQMNNFRQEVHGKGLSSYPHPKLMPEFWQFPTVSMGLGPIGAIYQAKFLKYLEHRGLKDTSEQTVYAFLGDGEMDEPESKGAITIATREKLDNLCFIINCNLQRLDGPVTGNGKIINELEGIFAGAGWNVIKVMWGGRWDELLRKDTSGKLIQLMNETVDGDYQTFKSKDGAYVREHFFGKYPETAALVADWTDEQIWALNRGGHDPKKVYAALKKARETKGKATVILAHTIKGYGMGDTAEGKNIAHQVKKMNMDGVRYIRDRFNVPVTDEQVENLSYITFPEGSEEHKYLHERRQALKGYLPSRQPNFTEKLDLPALEDFSQLLEEQNKEISTTIAFVRALNVMLKNKSIKDRLVPIIADEARTFGMEGLFRQIGIYSPNGQQYTPQDREQVAYYKEDEKGQILQEGINELGAGASWLAAATSYSTNNLPMIPFYIYYSMFGFQRIGDLCWQAGDQQARGFLVGGTSGRTTLNGEGLQHEDGHSHIQSLTIPNCISYDPSYAYEVAVIMHDGLQRMYGEAQENIYYYITTLNENYHMPAMPEGAEEGIRKGIYKLETVAGSKGKVQLLGSGSILRHVREAAQILANDYGVGSDVYSVTSFTELARDGQDCERWNMLHPLETPRVPYIAQVMNDAPAVASTDYMKLFAEQVRTYVPADDYRVLGTDGFGRSDSRENLRHHFEVDASYVVVAALGELAKRGEIDKKVVAEAITKFNIDAEKVNPRLA, encoded by the coding sequence ATGTCAGAACGTTTCCAAAATGACGTGGATCCGATCGAAACTCGCGACTGGCAACAGGCGATCGAATCGGTCATCCGTGAAGAAGGTGTTGAGCGTGCTCAGTATCTGATTGACCAGCTCCTTTCTGAAGCCCGCAAAGGCGGTGTGAAAGTGGCAGCTGGCACAGGGGCGAGCAACTATGTAAACACTATTGCCGTTGAAGATGAACCGGAATACCCGGGCAATCTGGAACTGGAACGCCGCATTCGTTCAGCTATCCGCTGGAACGCCATCATGACGGTTCTGCGCGCGTCCAAAAAAGACCTTGAGCTGGGCGGCCACATGGCGTCCTTCCAGTCTTCCGCGACCGTTTATGAAGTTTGCTTCAACCACTTCTTCCGCGCGCGTAACGAGAAAGACGGCGGCGATCTGGTGTACTTCCAGGGCCACATCTCTCCGGGCATCTACGCACGCGCATTCGTTGAAGGTCGTCTGACTGAAGAGCAGATGAACAACTTCCGTCAGGAAGTTCACGGTAAAGGCCTCTCCTCTTACCCGCACCCGAAACTGATGCCGGAATTCTGGCAGTTCCCGACCGTATCTATGGGCCTGGGCCCGATTGGTGCGATCTATCAGGCGAAGTTCCTGAAATATCTGGAACACCGTGGTCTGAAAGATACCTCTGAACAAACCGTTTACGCATTCCTGGGCGACGGTGAGATGGATGAGCCGGAATCCAAAGGCGCTATCACCATCGCCACCCGTGAGAAACTGGATAACCTGTGCTTCATCATCAACTGTAACCTGCAGCGTCTGGATGGCCCGGTAACCGGTAACGGCAAAATCATCAACGAACTGGAAGGCATCTTCGCAGGTGCTGGCTGGAACGTTATCAAGGTGATGTGGGGCGGTCGTTGGGATGAGCTGCTGCGTAAAGATACCAGCGGTAAACTGATCCAGCTGATGAACGAAACCGTTGACGGCGACTACCAGACCTTCAAATCCAAAGATGGCGCGTACGTGCGTGAGCACTTCTTCGGTAAATACCCGGAAACCGCAGCGCTGGTTGCAGACTGGACTGATGAGCAGATCTGGGCTCTGAACCGTGGCGGCCACGATCCGAAGAAAGTTTACGCGGCACTGAAAAAAGCGCGTGAAACCAAAGGCAAAGCGACTGTTATCCTGGCCCATACCATTAAAGGTTACGGCATGGGCGATACCGCAGAAGGTAAAAACATCGCTCACCAGGTGAAGAAAATGAACATGGACGGCGTGCGTTATATCCGCGATCGTTTCAATGTTCCGGTTACCGATGAGCAGGTTGAAAACCTCTCTTACATCACCTTCCCGGAAGGTTCTGAAGAGCATAAATACCTGCACGAACGTCGCCAGGCGCTGAAAGGCTACCTGCCGTCTCGTCAGCCGAACTTCACTGAGAAACTGGATCTGCCTGCGCTGGAAGACTTCTCCCAGTTGCTGGAAGAGCAGAACAAAGAGATCTCCACCACTATCGCTTTCGTACGTGCTCTGAACGTGATGCTGAAGAACAAGTCGATCAAAGACAGACTGGTTCCGATCATCGCCGACGAAGCGCGTACTTTCGGTATGGAAGGGCTGTTCCGTCAGATTGGTATTTACAGCCCGAACGGCCAGCAGTACACCCCGCAGGACCGTGAGCAGGTTGCTTACTACAAAGAAGACGAGAAAGGTCAGATCCTGCAGGAAGGTATCAACGAACTGGGTGCTGGCGCATCCTGGCTGGCGGCTGCGACTTCTTACAGCACCAACAACCTGCCGATGATCCCGTTCTACATCTACTACTCCATGTTCGGGTTCCAGCGTATCGGCGACCTGTGCTGGCAGGCTGGCGACCAGCAGGCTCGCGGCTTCCTGGTAGGTGGTACTTCTGGTCGTACAACCCTGAACGGCGAAGGTCTGCAGCATGAAGATGGTCACAGCCACATTCAGTCGCTGACTATCCCGAACTGTATCTCTTACGACCCGTCTTACGCGTACGAAGTGGCAGTCATCATGCATGACGGTCTGCAACGCATGTACGGTGAAGCGCAAGAGAACATTTACTACTACATCACCACGCTGAACGAAAACTACCACATGCCGGCGATGCCGGAAGGTGCTGAGGAAGGTATCCGTAAAGGTATCTACAAACTCGAAACCGTTGCCGGTAGCAAAGGTAAAGTTCAGCTGCTGGGCTCCGGTTCTATCCTGCGTCATGTGCGTGAAGCAGCGCAGATCCTGGCGAACGACTACGGCGTGGGCTCTGACGTGTACAGCGTCACCTCCTTCACTGAGCTGGCGCGTGATGGCCAGGATTGTGAGCGCTGGAACATGCTGCACCCGCTGGAAACGCCGCGCGTTCCGTACATCGCTCAGGTGATGAACGACGCACCGGCTGTGGCATCAACTGACTATATGAAACTGTTCGCCGAGCAGGTTCGTACTTACGTACCGGCTGATGATTACCGCGTACTGGGTACCGATGGCTTCGGTCGCTCCGACAGCCGTGAAAACCTGCGTCACCACTTCGAAGTTGATGCTTCTTACGTGGTGGTAGCAGCACTGGGCGAACTGGCTAAACGTGGCGAAATCGACAAGAAAGTGGTGGCGGAAGCCATTACCAAATTCAACATCGATGCAGAAAAAGTTAACCCGCGTCTGGCGTAA
- the aroP gene encoding aromatic amino acid transporter AroP, protein MMEGQQHGDQLKRGLKNRHIQLIALGGAIGTGLFLGSASVIQSAGPGIILGYAIAGFIAFLIMRQLGEMVVEEPVAGSFSHFAYKYWGNFAGFASGWNYWVLYVLVAMAELTAVGKYVQFWWPEIPTWVSAAVFFVIINAINLTNVKVFGEMEFWFAIIKVFAVVAMIVFGGWLLFSGSAGPQATVRNLWDQGGFLPHGIGGLVMMMAIIMFSFGGLELVGITAAEADNPEQSIPKATNQVIYRILIFYVGSLAVLLSLLPWTRVTADTSPFVLIFHELGDSFVANALNIVVLTAALSVYNSCVYCNSRMLFGLAKQGNAPKMLQQVDKRGVPVNTIITSALFTALCVLINYLAPESAFGLLMALVVSALVINWAMISLAHMRFRRAKQQQGVTPRFPALFYPLGNWICLIFMAAVLVIMLMTDGMAISVYLIPVWIAILGVGYLLKQKNANAVKAN, encoded by the coding sequence ATAATGGAAGGTCAACAGCACGGCGATCAGCTAAAGCGCGGCCTTAAGAACCGCCACATTCAGCTTATCGCGCTGGGTGGCGCTATTGGGACTGGCCTGTTTCTGGGCAGCGCATCCGTCATTCAATCTGCCGGTCCGGGGATAATTCTGGGTTATGCCATTGCCGGTTTTATCGCGTTTCTCATCATGCGCCAGCTTGGCGAAATGGTGGTTGAAGAGCCGGTAGCAGGCTCATTCAGCCACTTCGCTTACAAATATTGGGGCAACTTTGCAGGCTTTGCTTCCGGCTGGAATTACTGGGTGCTGTACGTGCTGGTGGCGATGGCGGAGCTTACCGCCGTCGGGAAATATGTGCAGTTCTGGTGGCCAGAAATTCCAACATGGGTTTCGGCCGCCGTGTTCTTTGTCATTATCAACGCCATCAACCTGACCAACGTGAAAGTGTTTGGTGAGATGGAATTCTGGTTCGCCATTATTAAGGTTTTCGCAGTTGTCGCGATGATCGTATTTGGCGGCTGGTTGCTGTTTAGCGGTAGTGCGGGTCCGCAGGCCACCGTGCGTAACCTGTGGGATCAGGGCGGCTTCCTGCCGCACGGCATTGGTGGGCTGGTGATGATGATGGCGATCATCATGTTCTCCTTCGGTGGTCTGGAGCTGGTGGGGATCACCGCCGCAGAAGCCGATAACCCGGAACAAAGCATTCCGAAAGCCACCAACCAGGTTATCTACCGTATTCTGATCTTCTATGTGGGTTCGCTGGCCGTGCTGCTCTCCCTGCTGCCGTGGACGCGCGTTACTGCTGATACCAGCCCGTTTGTGCTGATCTTCCATGAACTGGGCGACTCGTTTGTGGCCAATGCGTTGAACATTGTGGTGCTGACTGCCGCGCTGTCGGTTTATAACAGCTGCGTGTACTGCAACAGCCGTATGCTGTTCGGTCTGGCGAAACAGGGCAACGCGCCGAAAATGCTGCAACAAGTGGATAAACGCGGCGTGCCGGTGAACACCATCATCACCTCTGCGCTGTTTACCGCGCTGTGCGTGCTGATCAACTACTTAGCCCCGGAATCCGCGTTTGGTCTGCTGATGGCGCTGGTGGTTTCCGCGCTGGTGATCAACTGGGCGATGATTAGCCTGGCGCACATGCGTTTTCGCCGCGCCAAGCAGCAGCAAGGGGTTACGCCGCGCTTCCCGGCGCTGTTCTACCCGCTGGGGAACTGGATCTGCCTGATCTTTATGGCAGCGGTACTGGTGATCATGCTGATGACAGACGGCATGGCGATCTCCGTCTACCTGATCCCGGTGTGGATTGCCATCCTCGGCGTCGGCTACCTGCTGAAGCAGAAAAACGCCAATGCCGTGAAAGCGAATTAA
- the aceF gene encoding pyruvate dehydrogenase complex dihydrolipoyllysine-residue acetyltransferase produces MAIEIKVPDIGSDEVEITEILVKVGDKVEAEQSLITVEGDKASMEVPSPQAGVVKEIKVSVGDKTETGKLIMIFDSADGAAAAAPAPAEEKKEAAPAAAAPAAAAAKEVNVPDIGGDEVEVTEILVKVGDTVAAEQSLITVEGDKASMEVPAPFAGTVKEIKINTGDKVSTGSLIMVFEVAGAAPAAAPAQAAAPAAASAPAAAAGAKEVNVPDIGGDEVEVTEVLVKVGDKVSAEQSLITVEGDKASMEVPAPFAGTVKELKVNVGDKVSTGSLIMVFEVEGAAPAAAPAAAAAPASAAAPAQAAKPAAAPAAKAEGKSDFAENDAYVHATPLIRRLAREFGVNLAKVKGTGRKGRILREDVQAYVKDAVKRAESAPAAGATGGSLPGLLPWPKVDFSKFGEIEEVELGRIQKISGANLSRNWVMIPHVTHFDKTDITDLEAFRKQQNAEAEKRKLDVKFTPVVFIMKAVAAALEQMPRFNSSLSEDGQRLTLKKYINIGVAVDTPNGLVVPVFKDVNKKSITELSRELTVISKKARDGKLTAGEMQGGCFTISSIGGLGTTHFAPIVNAPEVAILGVSKSAMEPVWNGKEFVPRLMMPISLSFDHRVIDGADGARFITIINNMLSDIRRLVM; encoded by the coding sequence ATGGCTATCGAAATCAAAGTACCGGACATCGGGTCTGATGAAGTAGAAATCACCGAGATTCTGGTCAAAGTGGGCGACAAAGTAGAAGCTGAACAGTCGCTGATCACCGTGGAAGGCGATAAAGCCTCTATGGAAGTTCCGTCTCCGCAGGCTGGCGTTGTTAAAGAGATCAAAGTCTCTGTTGGCGACAAAACCGAGACGGGCAAACTGATCATGATTTTCGATTCCGCCGATGGTGCAGCAGCCGCTGCACCTGCTCCGGCAGAAGAGAAGAAAGAGGCCGCTCCGGCAGCTGCTGCACCAGCAGCTGCGGCAGCAAAAGAAGTGAACGTGCCTGACATCGGCGGTGACGAAGTTGAAGTCACCGAAATCCTGGTGAAAGTGGGCGACACCGTTGCGGCAGAACAATCTCTGATCACCGTAGAGGGCGACAAAGCCTCTATGGAAGTTCCGGCGCCTTTCGCAGGCACCGTGAAAGAGATCAAAATCAACACCGGCGACAAAGTTTCTACCGGCTCGCTGATCATGGTCTTTGAAGTGGCGGGTGCTGCACCTGCTGCGGCTCCGGCTCAGGCCGCCGCTCCGGCTGCGGCGAGCGCACCGGCAGCTGCGGCTGGCGCGAAAGAGGTCAACGTACCGGATATCGGCGGCGACGAAGTTGAAGTCACCGAAGTGCTGGTGAAAGTGGGCGACAAAGTCTCCGCTGAACAGTCTCTGATCACCGTAGAAGGCGACAAAGCCTCTATGGAAGTCCCGGCACCGTTCGCAGGTACTGTGAAAGAGCTGAAAGTGAACGTGGGTGACAAAGTCTCCACTGGTTCCCTGATCATGGTGTTTGAAGTGGAAGGCGCTGCGCCTGCCGCCGCTCCGGCTGCCGCTGCTGCTCCGGCATCTGCTGCTGCCCCGGCTCAGGCTGCTAAACCTGCTGCGGCACCGGCTGCGAAAGCAGAAGGTAAATCTGACTTCGCGGAAAACGATGCTTACGTCCACGCTACCCCGCTGATCCGCCGCCTGGCGCGCGAGTTCGGCGTTAACCTGGCGAAAGTGAAAGGCACCGGTCGTAAAGGCCGTATCCTGCGCGAAGACGTTCAGGCTTACGTGAAAGACGCAGTGAAACGTGCTGAATCCGCACCTGCTGCTGGCGCAACTGGCGGTTCTCTGCCGGGTCTGCTGCCATGGCCGAAAGTGGACTTCAGCAAGTTCGGCGAAATCGAAGAAGTGGAACTGGGCCGTATCCAGAAAATCTCTGGTGCTAACCTGAGCCGTAACTGGGTGATGATCCCGCACGTTACGCACTTCGACAAAACCGATATCACCGATCTGGAAGCATTCCGTAAACAGCAGAACGCCGAAGCTGAGAAGCGCAAACTGGATGTGAAATTCACCCCGGTTGTCTTCATCATGAAAGCTGTTGCTGCCGCGCTTGAGCAAATGCCGCGCTTCAACAGCTCGCTGTCTGAAGATGGTCAGCGCCTGACGCTGAAGAAATACATCAACATCGGTGTTGCGGTGGATACCCCGAACGGTCTGGTTGTTCCGGTCTTTAAAGACGTGAATAAGAAGAGCATTACCGAGCTGTCTCGCGAATTGACCGTGATTTCCAAGAAAGCGCGTGACGGTAAGCTGACCGCTGGCGAAATGCAGGGCGGTTGTTTCACCATCTCCAGCATCGGCGGCCTGGGTACTACCCACTTCGCACCGATTGTGAACGCGCCGGAAGTGGCTATCCTGGGCGTCTCCAAATCTGCAATGGAGCCGGTCTGGAACGGTAAAGAGTTCGTACCGCGTCTGATGATGCCGATTTCGCTCTCCTTCGACCACCGTGTGATTGACGGTGCTGATGGTGCGCGCTTTATCACCATCATCAACAACATGCTGTCTGACATTCGCCGTCTGGTGATGTAA
- the lpdA gene encoding dihydrolipoyl dehydrogenase — protein sequence MSTEIKTQVVVLGAGPAGYSAAFRCADLGLETVIVERYNTLGGVCLNVGCIPSKALLHVAKVIEEAKALAEHGIVFGEPKTDIDKIRTWKEKVITQLTGGLAGMAKGRKVKVVNGLGKFTGANTLEVEGENGKTVINFDNAIIAAGSRPIQLPFIPHEDPRVWDSTDALELKSVPKRLLVMGGGIIGLEMGTVYHALGSEIDVVEMFDQVIPAADKDIVKVFTKRIGKKFNLMLETKVTAVEAKEDGIYVSMEGKKAPAEAQRYDAVLVAIGRVPNGKNLDAGKAGVEVDDRGFIRVDKQLRTNVPHIFAIGDIVGQPMLAHKGVHEGHVAAEVIAGKKHYFDPKVIPSIAYTEPEVAWVGLTEKEAKEKGISYETATFPWAASGRAIASDCADGMTKLIFDKETHRVIGGAIVGTNGGELLGEIGLAIEMGCDAEDIALTIHAHPTLHESVGLAAEVFEGSITDLPNPKAKKK from the coding sequence ATGAGTACTGAAATCAAAACTCAGGTCGTGGTACTTGGGGCAGGCCCGGCAGGTTACTCTGCTGCCTTCCGTTGCGCTGATTTAGGTCTGGAAACCGTCATCGTTGAACGTTACAACACTCTCGGCGGTGTTTGTCTGAACGTGGGTTGTATCCCTTCTAAAGCGCTGCTGCACGTTGCAAAAGTTATCGAAGAAGCCAAAGCGCTGGCTGAACACGGTATCGTCTTCGGTGAACCGAAAACCGATATCGACAAGATTCGTACCTGGAAAGAGAAAGTTATCACTCAACTGACCGGCGGTCTGGCGGGTATGGCCAAAGGCCGTAAAGTGAAAGTGGTTAACGGTCTGGGTAAATTCACCGGGGCGAACACCCTGGAAGTGGAAGGCGAAAACGGCAAAACCGTAATCAACTTCGACAACGCTATCATCGCGGCGGGTTCCCGTCCGATCCAGTTGCCGTTCATTCCGCATGAAGATCCGCGCGTATGGGATTCTACCGACGCTCTGGAACTGAAATCTGTACCGAAACGCCTGCTGGTTATGGGTGGCGGTATCATCGGTCTGGAAATGGGCACTGTGTACCATGCGCTGGGTTCAGAGATTGACGTGGTTGAAATGTTCGACCAGGTTATCCCGGCTGCTGACAAAGACATCGTTAAAGTCTTCACCAAACGCATCGGTAAGAAATTCAATCTGATGCTGGAAACCAAAGTGACCGCCGTTGAAGCGAAAGAAGACGGTATTTACGTTTCCATGGAAGGCAAAAAAGCCCCTGCTGAAGCGCAGCGTTATGACGCCGTGCTGGTGGCTATCGGTCGTGTGCCGAACGGTAAAAACCTCGACGCTGGCAAAGCAGGCGTGGAAGTGGACGACCGTGGCTTTATCCGTGTTGATAAACAGCTGCGCACCAACGTGCCGCATATCTTCGCTATCGGCGATATCGTCGGTCAGCCGATGCTGGCGCACAAAGGCGTGCATGAAGGCCACGTGGCCGCTGAAGTTATCGCCGGTAAAAAACACTATTTCGATCCGAAAGTTATCCCGTCTATCGCCTACACCGAGCCGGAAGTTGCATGGGTGGGGCTGACCGAGAAAGAAGCGAAAGAGAAAGGCATCAGCTACGAAACCGCCACCTTCCCGTGGGCAGCGTCTGGCCGTGCTATCGCTTCTGATTGCGCTGACGGTATGACCAAACTGATTTTCGACAAAGAGACGCACCGTGTTATTGGCGGCGCGATTGTCGGCACCAACGGCGGCGAGCTGCTGGGTGAAATCGGTCTGGCTATCGAAATGGGCTGCGATGCGGAAGATATCGCGCTGACCATTCACGCGCACCCGACGCTGCATGAGTCCGTCGGTCTGGCGGCTGAAGTGTTCGAAGGTAGCATTACCGACCTGCCGAACCCGAAAGCGAAGAAAAAGTAA
- the pdhR gene encoding pyruvate dehydrogenase complex transcriptional repressor PdhR has protein sequence MAYSKIRQPKLSDVIEQQLEFLILEGTLRPGEKLPPERELAKQFDVSRPSLREAIQRLEAKGLLLRRQGGGTFVQSSLWQSFSDPLVELLADHPESQFDLLETRHALEGIAAYYAALRSTDEDKARISELHQAIERAQQSGDLDAESSAVVQYQIAVTEAAHNVVLLHLLRCMEPMLAQNVRQNFELLYARREMLPLVSNHRSSIFAAIMAGKPEEAREASHRHLAFIEEILLDRSREQSRRERSLRRLEQRKN, from the coding sequence ATGGCCTACAGCAAAATCCGCCAACCAAAACTTTCCGATGTGATTGAGCAGCAACTGGAGTTTTTGATTCTCGAAGGTACGTTGCGTCCCGGCGAGAAACTGCCTCCAGAACGCGAACTGGCTAAACAGTTCGATGTTTCTCGTCCTTCACTGCGCGAGGCCATTCAGCGCCTCGAAGCGAAAGGTCTGCTCCTTCGTCGCCAGGGTGGCGGTACTTTTGTCCAAAGCAGCCTGTGGCAAAGCTTCAGCGATCCGCTGGTTGAACTTCTGGCCGATCACCCCGAATCCCAATTTGACCTGCTTGAAACCCGCCACGCGCTGGAAGGTATTGCTGCATATTACGCAGCGCTGCGCAGCACCGATGAAGACAAAGCGCGGATCAGCGAGCTGCACCAGGCCATTGAGCGAGCGCAGCAGTCCGGCGATTTGGACGCGGAATCCAGTGCCGTCGTGCAGTATCAAATAGCCGTAACCGAGGCGGCACATAATGTAGTGCTGCTTCATCTGCTACGCTGCATGGAGCCCATGTTGGCGCAAAACGTTCGTCAGAACTTTGAATTGCTCTACGCGCGCCGCGAAATGCTGCCGCTTGTCAGCAACCATCGCTCGAGTATTTTCGCGGCGATCATGGCCGGGAAGCCGGAAGAGGCGCGTGAAGCGTCACACCGCCACCTGGCGTTTATTGAAGAGATTTTGCTGGATCGTAGCCGTGAGCAGAGCCGTCGTGAACGCTCGCTTCGCCGGTTAGAGCAGAGAAAGAATTAA
- a CDS encoding glycoside-pentoside-hexuronide (GPH):cation symporter — MDNKLSVKEKIGYGMGDAGCNIIFGAIMLFVNYFYTDIFGLAPALVGVLLLSIRVIDAVTDPLMGALADRTQSKYGRFRPWLLWIAVPYAVFSVLMFTTPEWTYNSKVIYAFVTYFLLSLTYTAINIPYCSLGGVITNDPKERVACQSYRFVMVGIATLLLSLTLLPMAEWFGGADKAKGYQMAMTVLAFIGMCMFLFCFATVRERIRPAVPTNDDLKKDFKDVWKNDQWVRILLLTLCNVCPGFIRMAATMYYVTWVMGESTHFATMFISLGVVGMMLGSMLAKVLTDRWCKLKVFFWTNIVLAFFSCAFYFFDPHATVLIVVLYFLLNILHQIPSPLHWSLMADVDDYGEWKTGKRITGMSFSGNLFFLKVGLAVAGAMVGFLLSWYGYDAGAKQQSASAINGIMLLFTIIPGVGYLITAGVVRLLKVDRELMKQIQADLEKRRVNYHELTENQPLPAGDNVRNA; from the coding sequence ATGGACAACAAACTGTCTGTTAAAGAAAAGATTGGCTATGGCATGGGCGACGCCGGATGCAACATCATCTTTGGCGCTATCATGCTGTTTGTTAACTATTTCTATACTGATATCTTCGGCCTCGCACCTGCGCTGGTTGGGGTATTACTGCTGTCGATTCGCGTGATTGATGCGGTGACTGACCCGCTAATGGGAGCGCTTGCTGATCGGACACAAAGTAAATATGGCCGTTTTCGCCCGTGGCTGTTGTGGATAGCCGTACCTTACGCCGTTTTCAGCGTGCTGATGTTCACCACGCCGGAGTGGACTTATAACAGCAAAGTTATCTATGCCTTTGTCACCTATTTCCTGTTGTCGCTGACGTATACCGCGATCAATATCCCCTACTGCTCGCTGGGCGGTGTGATCACCAACGACCCGAAAGAGCGCGTTGCCTGCCAGTCGTATCGCTTTGTGATGGTCGGCATTGCAACCCTGCTGTTGTCGCTCACGCTGCTGCCGATGGCCGAGTGGTTCGGCGGTGCGGATAAAGCCAAAGGCTACCAGATGGCAATGACGGTGCTGGCGTTTATCGGTATGTGCATGTTCCTGTTCTGTTTTGCCACCGTGCGCGAACGTATCCGCCCGGCGGTGCCAACCAATGACGATCTGAAAAAAGATTTCAAAGATGTGTGGAAAAACGATCAGTGGGTGCGCATCTTGTTGCTGACGCTCTGCAACGTTTGCCCTGGTTTTATCCGCATGGCGGCCACCATGTATTATGTCACCTGGGTGATGGGGGAAAGCACCCATTTCGCGACGATGTTTATTAGCCTTGGTGTGGTCGGCATGATGCTCGGCAGTATGCTGGCAAAAGTGCTGACCGACCGCTGGTGCAAACTGAAAGTCTTCTTCTGGACCAATATCGTGCTGGCGTTTTTCTCCTGCGCCTTTTACTTCTTTGACCCGCACGCCACGGTGCTGATTGTGGTGCTCTACTTCCTGCTCAACATTCTGCATCAGATCCCTTCCCCGCTGCACTGGTCGCTGATGGCGGATGTCGATGATTACGGCGAGTGGAAAACCGGTAAACGCATTACCGGTATGAGCTTCTCCGGCAACCTGTTCTTCCTGAAAGTGGGCCTGGCAGTTGCCGGGGCGATGGTCGGTTTCCTGCTCTCCTGGTACGGCTATGACGCCGGAGCCAAACAGCAAAGCGCCAGCGCCATTAACGGCATTATGCTGCTGTTTACCATTATTCCGGGCGTGGGCTACCTGATCACCGCAGGCGTGGTGCGCCTGCTGAAAGTCGACCGTGAATTGATGAAACAGATCCAGGCGGATCTGGAAAAACGCCGCGTCAACTACCATGAACTGACGGAAAATCAGCCTTTACCGGCGGGCGATAACGTAAGGAATGCATAA